In one Bacteroidota bacterium genomic region, the following are encoded:
- a CDS encoding PASTA domain-containing protein has product MRDLLASLRRRLADGWRWVRPVLTQRRFWRTTLLFIGGLSVFGLLVNFVVMPFYTRQGVQVEVPDVRTMGLADAEAVLRGRDLEPAMRAQPFNPNLDPDEVVDQDPKGGRVVKPGRTVYVYVNLTPSERVRVPDVLTLSEGRARVAIRAAGLQIEAVREDDTPAPYEGTIVRQQPVPGAEVLIGTGVTLYTSPGPGNRTVVVPDVVGLQPDEARRFLKDAGLFVDPNRSVAGTITSQRPAAGEAVAEGTEVRLSATDDDS; this is encoded by the coding sequence ATGCGTGACCTCCTTGCTTCGCTCCGCAGACGCCTCGCTGATGGATGGCGCTGGGTGCGTCCCGTCCTCACCCAGCGACGCTTCTGGCGGACCACGTTGCTCTTCATCGGAGGCCTTTCGGTGTTCGGGCTGCTCGTCAACTTCGTCGTGATGCCCTTTTACACGCGGCAGGGCGTGCAGGTCGAAGTGCCCGACGTGCGGACGATGGGCCTTGCAGACGCCGAGGCCGTGCTTCGAGGCCGCGACCTCGAGCCGGCGATGCGCGCGCAGCCCTTCAACCCGAATCTGGACCCGGACGAGGTCGTCGACCAAGACCCGAAGGGCGGGCGCGTGGTGAAGCCAGGACGTACCGTCTACGTCTACGTGAACCTCACTCCCTCGGAGCGTGTCCGCGTGCCCGATGTCTTGACGCTGTCAGAGGGACGCGCCCGCGTGGCCATCCGCGCGGCAGGTCTGCAAATCGAAGCCGTCCGGGAAGACGACACGCCTGCTCCCTACGAAGGCACGATCGTACGACAACAGCCAGTACCAGGAGCGGAAGTACTCATAGGGACAGGCGTGACGCTCTACACCAGCCCTGGTCCTGGCAACCGCACGGTGGTGGTGCCCGATGTCGTTGGTCTACAGCCCGACGAAGCGCGACGCTTTCTCAAGGACGCGGGATTGTTCGTGGACCCGAACCGCTCCGTGGCAGGCACCATTACATCACAGCGCCCAGCAGCGGGCGAGGCGGTCGCAGAGGGCACCGAGGTCCGGCTCTCCGCTACGGACGATGACAGCTAA
- a CDS encoding VWA domain-containing protein: MDFLNPDALWWLLAVPVAVGLFWRAARTRASALRALFGVKPDGADLVMPGLPTPEATAAQRARRQRWRAALLVGALALLIVALAGPRYGTQLREVQEESLDLVVALDVSASMLAEDVAPSRLERAKYELRALLDEVQGARVGLIVFAGDAFIQAPLTSDFGAIRLFLDAANPDLVPTPGTDYGRMLRLARRAFDVTSEDGSGTPRPRALLVVSDGEQHEGGLADGLAQMDAAGVEVYAAGIGETDGAPIPLYRRGRLVGYKTDRDGNTVQTQLEEAVLRDLAGSGDYFRIARASSELPQVADRLERAAVAVAADERFETYAERFQIPLALALLLLIGEQGMAFRSSAPGIHTHEREAV; the protein is encoded by the coding sequence ATGGACTTTCTCAACCCTGACGCGCTCTGGTGGCTCCTCGCCGTGCCGGTGGCTGTTGGCCTGTTCTGGCGGGCTGCGCGAACGAGGGCGTCGGCGCTGCGGGCGCTCTTCGGCGTCAAGCCGGACGGGGCGGACCTCGTCATGCCTGGGCTGCCTACCCCCGAAGCAACGGCAGCGCAGCGAGCACGGCGGCAGCGTTGGAGAGCCGCGCTGCTCGTCGGAGCGCTTGCTCTGTTGATCGTCGCGTTGGCAGGGCCACGCTATGGGACCCAACTCCGCGAGGTGCAGGAGGAGTCGCTTGACCTAGTCGTAGCGCTCGATGTCTCGGCGTCGATGCTGGCCGAGGACGTGGCCCCGAGTCGGTTGGAGCGGGCGAAGTATGAACTGCGCGCGTTGCTCGACGAGGTGCAAGGGGCCCGCGTGGGATTGATCGTCTTCGCGGGCGATGCCTTTATACAGGCCCCGCTGACCTCCGACTTCGGCGCAATTCGCCTCTTCCTTGACGCGGCGAACCCGGATCTCGTCCCCACGCCTGGTACGGATTATGGGCGGATGCTTCGACTGGCCCGTCGTGCTTTCGACGTGACGAGTGAAGACGGCTCGGGCACACCGCGCCCACGTGCGCTGCTCGTGGTGTCCGACGGCGAGCAGCACGAGGGCGGCCTCGCCGATGGCTTGGCGCAGATGGACGCGGCGGGCGTCGAGGTCTACGCAGCAGGCATTGGGGAGACCGACGGCGCGCCGATTCCGCTCTATCGCCGCGGGCGGCTCGTGGGCTACAAGACGGATCGCGATGGCAATACCGTTCAGACGCAGCTTGAAGAGGCTGTGCTGCGCGACCTCGCAGGGAGTGGCGACTACTTCCGGATCGCGCGTGCGTCGAGCGAGCTACCGCAGGTAGCGGATCGGTTGGAGCGCGCTGCGGTGGCTGTTGCCGCCGACGAGCGGTTTGAAACCTACGCTGAGCGCTTCCAGATTCCGCTCGCGCTCGCCCTACTGCTCCTGATCGGCGAGCAAGGCATGGCTTTTAGATCATCTGCGCCCGGGATTCACACCCATGAGCGCGAAGCCGTCTGA
- a CDS encoding AraC family transcriptional regulator: MNRAFAVPVARLDNRLDPSALPDAPDRIVFSSLSGFNHAVDHSGLSVKYVYQGIERYRFGGVPHDVTAGHFLIVNEGRSYEVEIPKGSPAVGLCLYFSRTRLGDVYRALSQDEASLLDLPSDDTAGPAFYEHLLADHETPLGRRIRRLAAQLYHEDALPIDFDEVHAGLLAALLRTQGQVRRAMDRLPAARASTRAELYRRVRLARDVIEARFAEPLAVADIAREAALSEYHLIRSFKRVFGTTPYRYLLDRRLEAAALLLRTSERSVTEVAYEVGFSDLAAFSKAFKKHHGVAPSRLAA; the protein is encoded by the coding sequence ATGAATCGCGCGTTTGCCGTTCCTGTAGCCCGCCTCGATAACCGCCTCGACCCGTCGGCCCTGCCCGATGCCCCCGACCGCATCGTGTTTTCCTCGCTTTCCGGGTTCAACCACGCGGTGGACCACTCAGGGCTATCGGTTAAGTACGTCTACCAGGGTATCGAGCGCTACCGTTTCGGTGGTGTCCCGCATGACGTGACGGCGGGGCACTTCCTCATCGTCAACGAGGGGCGTAGCTACGAGGTCGAAATCCCGAAGGGGAGCCCGGCCGTAGGGCTGTGCCTCTACTTCAGCCGCACGCGGCTCGGCGATGTCTACCGCGCGCTCTCCCAAGACGAGGCCAGCCTACTCGACCTCCCTAGCGACGACACGGCCGGGCCGGCGTTCTACGAGCACCTGCTTGCTGACCACGAGACGCCGCTCGGGCGCCGTATCCGTCGGCTCGCAGCGCAGCTCTATCACGAAGACGCGCTCCCCATCGACTTCGACGAGGTGCACGCAGGGCTGCTCGCGGCGTTGCTCCGGACGCAGGGCCAGGTGCGCCGCGCTATGGACCGGCTCCCAGCGGCCCGGGCAAGCACCCGCGCTGAACTCTACCGCCGGGTCCGCCTCGCTCGCGACGTGATCGAGGCTCGCTTCGCCGAGCCGCTTGCCGTGGCCGACATCGCGCGGGAGGCAGCGCTCTCGGAGTACCACCTCATTCGCTCGTTCAAGCGCGTCTTCGGGACGACGCCGTACCGCTACCTCCTCGACCGGCGGCTCGAAGCAGCGGCGTTGCTGCTGCGCACGTCGGAGCGCTCGGTGACGGAGGTGGCCTATGAAGTCGGCTTCAGCGACCTCGCCGCGTTCAGCAAGGCGTTCAAGAAACACCACGGCGTCGCGCCCTCGCGCCTGGCGGCGTAG
- the aroQ gene encoding type II 3-dehydroquinate dehydratase, whose translation MADAPASILVLNGPNLNRLGSRETDIYGAGTLADLERNLRSDFPTVAFVFAQSNHEGALIDALHRADDEGTTGVVLNGGGFTHTSVALRDAIAAIDIPVVEVHISNIHAREPFRHESLTGAACVGVITGLGFAGYRLAVRYLLESQVEDRRS comes from the coding sequence ATGGCTGACGCCCCTGCCTCGATCCTCGTTTTGAACGGGCCGAACCTGAACCGGCTCGGCTCCCGCGAAACCGATATCTACGGCGCGGGCACCCTCGCCGACCTCGAACGGAATCTCCGGAGCGACTTCCCGACCGTGGCTTTCGTCTTCGCGCAGAGCAACCACGAGGGCGCGCTGATCGACGCGCTCCACCGGGCAGACGACGAGGGCACTACAGGTGTAGTCCTCAACGGCGGCGGCTTCACCCACACATCGGTCGCGCTGCGCGATGCCATCGCAGCCATCGACATACCGGTCGTGGAAGTACACATCTCGAACATCCATGCGCGCGAGCCCTTCCGGCACGAATCGTTGACGGGCGCGGCGTGTGTGGGCGTGATCACAGGACTCGGGTTTGCAGGCTATCGCCTCGCCGTGCGGTATCTGCTGGAGTCCCAGGTCGAGGATCGCAGGTCGTAG
- the murJ gene encoding murein biosynthesis integral membrane protein MurJ, translated as MDDSSKLDSSPEASSPENTTPKASTSEPKRRGSAAALVAAGILLSRLSGLVREKAVAYFFGVGAHLDVYQLVMRGANLINNLLGEGTLSASFIPIYSRMLEEGRERDAGRFAGAIFGLLVAVAAGIVAIGLLAAPVVVAVLAPGFLGDAALVQAGEMNVDRYALAVGMFRIALPMAALLALSAWALGVLNSHRRFLLPYAAPVMMNASVIAALSFMASRQFEAPFALGALDVIPVDALNALLWAAVVGALAGGALQFLIQLPLVFRLLRGFRFSLSRKVEGVREALRAFGPVLAGRGVYQFSSYLDTILAGLATAGTLGALRPALVLYLLPVSLFGMSVAASELPELSRISQARLSEFLGRVNRSVRQMLFLLIPTVVVYVGFGLLVVGLLFGGGAFGLDDTWLVYLILAGYSLGLAATAVSRLLQNSFYALNDTKTPAKIAVARVAASGVIGAALMFWLDTVTLPELGLPAEGHPLTLAAVGLALGSAVGAWVELLALRWALRMRLDGFDLPWGRALQVLGLAGLASAPAALVRWALPPTEVPFALHALAVLAAFGVAYLGLAVALKFEESEAWLGRFLKRR; from the coding sequence ATGGACGACTCCTCGAAGCTGGATTCATCACCGGAAGCGTCGTCTCCAGAGAACACAACGCCCAAGGCGTCGACTTCCGAGCCCAAGCGGCGCGGGAGCGCGGCGGCGCTGGTGGCGGCAGGCATCCTGCTCAGCCGCCTTAGCGGCCTCGTCCGCGAGAAGGCCGTGGCCTACTTCTTCGGCGTCGGCGCGCACCTCGATGTCTATCAGCTCGTGATGCGCGGAGCCAACCTCATCAACAACCTGCTGGGCGAGGGAACACTCTCGGCGAGCTTCATCCCGATCTACAGCCGGATGCTGGAGGAAGGTCGCGAGCGCGATGCCGGGCGCTTCGCAGGGGCGATCTTCGGGCTCCTCGTGGCCGTCGCGGCAGGCATTGTGGCGATTGGGCTGCTGGCGGCGCCCGTCGTGGTGGCGGTGCTGGCACCGGGCTTTCTAGGTGATGCCGCGCTGGTGCAAGCGGGCGAGATGAACGTGGACCGCTATGCCCTCGCCGTCGGCATGTTCAGGATCGCGCTGCCGATGGCGGCGCTGCTGGCGCTCTCGGCATGGGCGCTCGGCGTGCTCAACAGCCACCGGCGCTTCCTGCTCCCCTACGCCGCGCCGGTGATGATGAACGCGAGCGTGATCGCTGCGCTCAGTTTCATGGCGAGTCGCCAGTTCGAGGCGCCGTTCGCCCTCGGCGCGCTGGACGTGATCCCGGTCGACGCGCTCAATGCGCTGCTGTGGGCGGCCGTCGTAGGCGCGCTCGCGGGCGGGGCGCTGCAGTTCCTCATCCAGCTGCCGCTCGTCTTTCGGCTGCTTCGGGGCTTTCGGTTCTCGCTCTCGCGCAAGGTCGAGGGCGTGCGCGAGGCGCTCCGGGCCTTCGGCCCTGTGCTGGCGGGCCGCGGCGTCTACCAGTTTTCGAGCTACCTCGACACCATTCTCGCAGGCCTCGCGACTGCCGGGACCCTCGGCGCGCTACGACCCGCGCTCGTGCTCTATCTCCTACCGGTGTCGCTCTTCGGAATGAGCGTCGCGGCGAGCGAGTTGCCTGAGCTGTCTCGCATCTCGCAGGCACGGCTGAGCGAGTTCCTCGGGCGCGTCAACCGCTCCGTGCGGCAGATGCTCTTTTTGCTGATCCCGACGGTCGTGGTCTATGTCGGATTTGGCCTGCTCGTAGTCGGGTTGCTCTTCGGTGGCGGCGCGTTTGGGTTGGACGACACGTGGCTCGTCTACCTCATCCTCGCGGGCTACAGCCTTGGTCTCGCCGCGACGGCGGTGTCGAGGCTACTGCAAAACAGCTTCTATGCCCTCAACGACACCAAGACACCGGCGAAGATCGCGGTGGCGCGTGTGGCCGCCTCGGGCGTGATCGGGGCCGCGCTGATGTTTTGGCTTGACACGGTGACCCTCCCTGAGCTCGGCCTTCCCGCCGAGGGCCACCCGCTCACGCTTGCCGCCGTGGGCCTCGCGCTCGGCTCGGCGGTCGGGGCGTGGGTGGAGTTGCTCGCGCTGCGCTGGGCGCTCCGGATGCGCCTCGACGGGTTCGACTTGCCGTGGGGCCGCGCGCTGCAGGTCCTCGGCCTTGCCGGGCTAGCGTCAGCCCCGGCGGCACTCGTACGCTGGGCGCTACCGCCGACGGAGGTGCCGTTCGCCCTCCACGCACTCGCGGTGCTGGCGGCGTTCGGCGTAGCCTACCTCGGCCTCGCTGTCGCGCTCAAGTTCGAGGAGAGCGAGGCCTGGCTCGGCCGGTTCCTAAAGCGGCGATAG